From the Tigriopus californicus strain San Diego chromosome 4, Tcal_SD_v2.1, whole genome shotgun sequence genome, the window tcaacaagttctTACTAAAGTTTGGGAAAGTCCCCTTCGAAAGTTTGTGAGAAAGTCACGATCGTATCCGTAAAGGCAATTGTCATAAAGGCGAAGTGCATGCGAGCGTTTCATTTCTATCCATACATGTATGTAGTAAGTTGAGTCCGTACAACGTGAAAATCGAGCTTCCTAGAAACCATGAGAGGCTTCATATCAAGAGGATTATGAAGATAATGAAGAAccgaaacaaaaagaagcattTCTTGTCAAGCTAACAGATGAGTCAGTCCTCGAGGATGGGGATTTTCATGCTTCATTTACTAGCTGTGTCAAGAACCAAGCTATAGAGAGAAGTCTTGGAAAAGAGCCTTTCAAAAGCAGCTCCGACAACTCGATTGAGGTTTGCCGGAGACGACGACTTCTCAAGTTTCTTGGAAAATCTCTTCATTTAGACCTCACTATGATTAAGGAAGACAAGCATTTCGCTGATTAGGCCGTTTACAATGAAAAAAGAGCATGTTGCACGTGATGTGCCTACTCACTcgctcatttcatttttttttcaagatgcaATGCCACATGCCACACTTTCGATAGTGCCTAGCCGTTTCTTTCACAATTTcatgttgaagaaaaatatgtggTGATGGAGTGAAGTAAAATATTGATATCGGCATTACAAATCATGTTTGATCTTTGAGTACTGAGGATGTTGAAAACCCAATATCGTTCAAGTAAGAGTACACGTgggcatttcaaatgaaaaggctCAACGCTTCATTTCCTCAGCACTTTGCTCAGTGATAACACACTCGGCAGGATTtgccaagtttgaaaaagaacagaGGGCAGAATGTTGTTGCCCACACTCCGTGGGGGTTAAACACTGTCCAGGTATTCATGAATGACCAAGTAGGTTAAATCTGGAAGATGATGAGATCGAGCGGTTAGCCTTGGAACTGACTCCAAAGGAGTAATGACCATTTGAATATTTAGGTTTCGGCTTAAGTAATTCAGGTCGATTCTCGAGAATTGCAACTTCTTAGTTGAAATCTACATACCTCGAACAAACAACAAACTAGCATGAACAGCAGCTTTCGAATGAAAATGGAGGCATTGAGAGGTTCAGTCTCCAGCTCCGTGACAaacaagtctgacttaagaAACACACGTTCAAATGGTAAAGCATTCAAAGGAGAATAGATTTAATCCCGAAAACAAGAAGTTGGATGGAGCTGGTTAAATTATTTCTTAATTGGATTCTTGGCAACTGAATATTCACCTTCGCATGTCAAAGAGCTCACAGGTTAGCCGCTAGGGGCGACACCAACTTTACCAAAAAGTTTGGGTCGAGGAAAGCTTGCTCGTCATGCAAATTGCATGATTTTAGAGAATGCATTTCCCCGGGTCATCAAGGGACAATGAGGTCTATTCGGTCATAAATGAAGATGGAAAAGTTTTTGGATACCGGAGAAGTATTTTCTGATCTGTCCTTGAGGATGTGTAAATGCGAGGAAGATTGACATAAGCTCTCAAACGGTGAAAATAGTCTCCTTCCGATTGAACCGATAAGCTACGTCGGAAGGTGAGACCATTTGGGCTTAGGTAGAGATAAGGAGGAAAAAGACTACATGTTCAAAAACTCAATGTAGAGACGAGGAAAATCtatcaaaacatgttttataCAAGAGTGATCGGTGattaaaattttagttttgcaTATTCGCCGCATCCATGAGAGCatcaaatccaatttgataCTCGTTCTCCGACTTCTAAATAAATGCTCCGATAGAGTAatgtggacaaaaaaaatacacgCACATCATAGAGAACAATCGTTTTCTCATCAGAGaataattgaatgattgattaACTGATACTTGATAACCGCAGATAAGCATTTAGCAAAGAAAGAACATTTGtgcttgaaacaaaatatgaaagacaTTGCTTTGTGTCCTAATCAGGGCTCTATTCTGATATTATGGGTCTGTAAAGTCTTGGCGTCATTTATTGGTCAAGTTGGAGGAAGAGCGAGCAAAAGAGAACCATTAAGACGATTGCGGTTGTTTTGCAACTCGCCATGTCTTAAAAATATAAGATCCCTGAAAGacaaggaagaggaaaaatatctacttttttctcttcactttttaTGTATCCAATCAAATCAGCGAAGTGTTTATGTACAATATTTTCGATTGTCTAAGCCATTTCTTCTTCCTAAAGTGTTTTCACAATGTAGCTAGTAAATGTTAATACAAAATGCCATTGTTCAAATGTGTAACTCCGTCGAAACTGAAAACTTGTGAGAACATTTAATGGCAAGCTCGTAGCTGTCGAGAAACTACCGAGAGAAGCAAATATCCTTGCCGCCACAAGTGGAATGCAGTTCGTACACGTTCATCTActtgaagaacaaaaatagtTGTGGTTTCGAAGCGTACATTTGCGAGGCATTAATGGTGGCATAGCTAGAAGGGAGATAATTGAAACTGGCACATGAATAGATCGATTTGGTGTCCGTTTTCCATAGATTCTTGGCAGAAGCTTTACCCCTTGATTATTTTCTCATCACTTTCTCTGACGGAgtctttcttcaatttttccttcattttgtgtttaaaaaaaacgaaaatcgCTAGGACACAGTTTCTCTTTGGCACCTTGGCAGAgagtgaaatgaaagaaagtgtCATTGTTCTCCAAGACACCAGAAGCGTCCATCATATCGTCCAATTGAAATCACCCCCCTAGACTGACAACGATCGAGATGATTTAGAAAATTGCCGGAACATGCTCTTACCCCATGGCTGGTCTCTGTATGGTCATCGAAGCCAGGTCATAAGATGGTGGAGAACAAACAGAAAGGCCCACTCTTTGTCAAGCGGGTTGAATAGAGTTCGACCCTCTCACTGGTTCACTCACTAAACCGCTCACCGTAAGGACAATGAATATTAATTTGGTTTGTTATGGTCTGCCTTTTTATCTCCACACCCAAGAAAAGttgacgacgaggacgaagaggacgCGGATGATAATGACGACAAGACCCGGAGAGTCTCACACACACTGGAACTAGGAGAAGACGCGAGAGAGGTGGATAACGatgagaggaggaggaggatggcaCCCGATGCCTGTTCCACCCCAGGATTGAGTCACCAATTGTGATGAGAGCGACCAAAAGGAGAGCCAACAACcgagaggaacaagaagaataAGCAGAAGAGGCGGAGGACCATTCGGAGGCCGAGCACTGTTCGATGGTAAGAGCGACCGGGAGGagaggaagggagggagggagggatccTTCTTGTTTCTTGTCCTCCTTCCCTTTCTTGCGACCTCAAGACTGTGGTAGCGGAGCCAGTAACTATGTAagcaaagccagccagccTTCTATCCGCACCTCAGGGATCTCTCGCTACTTCAGTCCAACTCTACCCTACTCTACTGGACTACAAAACAATCCCTGTCAATGAGCAAGTGTGCCCTCGTCCTCCTGGCTTGGGCAGAGGTCCTCCCCGTCCTCCCTAAGAGCGATGACGGGTGCAGCTGAGCTGGCCTGCTCTAAAGCCAGTCGCCGAGAACAACCTCGCTGGCCTTCCAATTTCCAAGGAGGGGCCAAGGCACTCAGACATTGAGAAACTTTCAGCGGATCCGAGGGAACGCGAGAGGATAGGGATCAGTGTTGCGAcaaggaaaaagacaaaaaagcgcagcatttgaaaatgtctgGTCATATTCACACCATTTAATGCTGAAACTCATGCTGCAGTGCATAGTTGATTCGTTTTTTGACCCTAGGTTTTCAGGCACAAGACGCTCAAATTGAAGACAGGTGGATAGGTCCTTTAatcttttttcaagtttatttCTGGCATGAAAACCTTCCGAATTAAATAGAGtgcttcacattttttttttcatgtgttcTAGGTGCTGAAGGCATCAAAATGACGTATTTTTAGCTCGTTTGTTAAAACCGTCAGAAAAAGCAGAAAAGCGTCATTTACACTTTTTCCTCGCAAACTGAAATGATGAAGCGCAATATGTGGAGACTCTGACTGGGAGGAGGATGCCTCCCTAGCAGGTGGAAAGATCTGTCGGCCGCAATGGTGAATCAACTCTAGTACTAGCTGATACAAAACTATTCTTACTTGGAGCACACGAAAGTTGAAACACATGGTCCTAGTATTTCAGAGGGCTAAGGCTCGCCCgttgaaggaagaaaaaaccCCAAGCGTCCAAGAAAATGAGCAAGGTGACGATTATCATTAATTATTATGGCCATGAAGATGGATGTTGTTCAATTGTAGCCCATTTTTTCAAGTAGATGTTCCTCTCAAtactatttcaattttctctgaAACATATCGTTTTGGGGGATTTTGATGCGTTTATACGAGCCATTTTAACTTTTATGGGGCCCAGAGTAGGCTCTGATCCTCCACAATGGTCacttttctttgatgaaaCCGGTCCGGCCGGTTCAGAGGTACCTGGGTGGGATTCGCTGTCGTTCCCTGTCCTCTCCTCTCCCCGGGAGATTTAAAGGGCCACAATATCTCATGCATTCTCAAAAGGGGATAACAATCACCAGTAGGTATCTTCAAATCAAACAGCAGACTCTATCATTTCCGAtatattctttttcatttctagtGGATTGCGGTACTGACCTTGCTCTTAGTTTCACATTCGATGTATTTCTCATGGCCTCCGTGTTACATTGCTGCGAGTTCGTGTAAAGTGTTGATGTTAGGTTGTCAACACGGTCTGGTACAATGCTATTCTGACCTctttcatcacatttttgttaGTTCTCCATACACCATGACAGTGTTTAGTCGAATCCTGTCCAATTCAGGCCGACCATTGCTGTCCCAGTTCTCATCGCGTAGCCCATGGCCTTCTGGTTGGCGGCATTTCCGCCAGAAAGGCCGTCGAGGTCACGTGGGCAGCCAACCTATGGTCAGGCAGGAGACGTATGCGCCCGTGAATTGGTCGGTTTTAGCCAAGCCCGCGGCTTTCACTTTGGGTTTCAGCGCCACAGCCTTTGTGGGAGCCACCATTTGGCAATATGAGAATATgcgcaaagaaaaaaaggccagATTTGCGCCGGGCAAAGGCTGGTTTGGGCCTTATTGGGACAACTCTCCGGCCATGCCCAAAGCCGGCGGATTTCGGAATGAGCTCAACCGATGGTGGAATAATTTGAGTCCCGCTGACCTGTTGTTTGTGGGCATTTGTGCGGCCAATGTAGCCGTGTTTCTAGCCTGGCGGGTGCCCGCCCTTCAGCCCGTGATGCTGAAATATTTCTCGTGCAATCCAGCAGCAACATCCACTGTGTGTTTGCCCATGATTCTGAGTGTCTTCAGTCatagttcgttcattcactTGGCAGCCAATATGTATGTGCTGCACGGGTTTATGAAGCACGGAGTCCAATTATTGGGACCCGAACAATTTCTGGCCGTTTACATGTCAGCCGGCGTGATTTCTAGCTTGGCCAGTATGGTATATAAGGTGGGTAGTGGTCGCATGGGATATTCATTGGGAGCGTCCGGAGCCATTTGTACCGTGTTGGGTATCTTTGGCACCATGTTCCCCAACGCGTTGATGCAAATCGTCTTTATTCCGGGAATTACATTCAGTGCCAGCTCGGCTATCAAGGGACTTATGGCCGTCGATACGGCTGGATTAGTGATGAATTGGCGGTTCTTCGATCATGCGGCTCATTTGGGCGGGATGGTCTTCGGCGTATGGTGGTGCTACTTTGGGAACAAACTGGTGTGGGAGAATCGTTTGCCCGTGATGCAATTGTGGCATGACATGTTCCGGGGAGGAGAGCCGCCCAGGTTTAATTAGAAAGTGAGACGTTTATTTATTGGTCCATTGAAAACTatttagaataaatcattgaACTTAATTGGCGTTACTTTAACAATCACCTTCTCGCAACCTCGAGAGGCCGTTAGAGGCAATGGCTTAagttagagggctagtcacaAGCCCCGAGGCTTATGTGTTCGTCGGCACTTTAAGGGCTCTGTAAATTCTTCAGTGACATTTTCAGTACCTGGTCTAATTTCAGAGTTGCACGTGGTTGAATCATAGTGCAATAGGTTGATGAGATCCTGAATGCCAGCCGTCAAATTACGCTAATTTTTATGAGTGAAATGCTTTGGTCTCTATAGATAATTTACTATTATTgcatttaagtccagaaataAGTCAGGCTGAATGAATCGAGGGATTCTGATAAGTCGAATCAATTCGCGCTTTTTCAGAGTCTGGAACACTTGACTCGATCTTGCACGAATaatttcaatttacttaaGTTTTTCTATTTTGACCGAATACGTtgaaaaaaatttgaaaactgcGTAAACTCATGTTGGTAACCAAATTTGTTAATGGCACAACCTCCACTACGAAAAGGTGTGATCTTGATCATACTCATTCAAACAAAGCCTCGAAAAGCAGAAAACtaaacatttttcaacagCTGTTTAATAGTACAAAAAGACTTGTGGGACTCATGTTCGATTCTTTGTTGCAACAACAAAGAGACTCGTGGTGACTCGACTCATATTTTTGATCTCGTTTATAGGCGTACAGTTCAACTGAGTAGTGGTCATTATTCTATCAAATCAATCCGCAATGTAGGACTTGTGAACTGATCCCTATTTAAAAGGAAAACTGCCAGAACTTTTTCAACGATAGAAATGCGCGTAAATCGATAGTGATAGGAATGAATGTGTTGTTTTAAAGGAAAGGTTCTGACCCACAATCAAACAATGGCTTTCTATTTATTGATAccacaaaaatattcaaaggaGGTTGATTTCCTTCAACTGATTATTACTtaattaacattttgccacccGAAAGTGGTGTGACGTGACGTTcacttatttttattttttttctgtaaTCATCAGTTGGTCTGAAACACCATTGTTTATTAATTAAGCCGAATTTGACGTTGTGATGGTCTTTCATCCCTGATTGGAATAGAGGTAGCAATCGAGTCTCTCTGAATGCTTATTCCAGGGGCTCTGCTACAACTGGACCACATTGACGAGTCTGGGATGGGGATTCAATTAGCCTTACCCATCCACTCATTCACCTACCTTTCGCACGTTGTCAACTCATCAGACCACACATCCCTTTGGTCTTGAAAAGGATGCTAATCAGATTACGGCCATGTTTTCCTTTCCCACCCTTCACCTTACGTGTAGTTAGCGAGAGAGAGCCTTCGACGGCCTTGATGAAAGGCCAACTATTCCATACTTTACCAAATCAGTCGTGTCATGTTGGTTTATGAAACTTCTCAAGGCTGCAAACTTGGAACGACATCATGATCTTGGGAATCTGTTTAAACAAGCAGCTATGACTCGTGAGAAATCATTTTCTTAACGAGTTTAGAAGCGAAATTTGGAATCTCATTTAAAGAAATGACTCGCTTACGGCTTTCAATCCCCGCCAGGTAATATATGGAAAACTTCACGGGTGCTTCATGGTCCGGAATCGAATCATCCCATCACAAACGAACCGGCGGTAGAATTAATGGGACTGTATTCTACAGGGTAAGACAGTGGTACTTGCACTCCAGGAAATAGGAAATGGATCATTTCCAAGATTTCACTCTCCAGGCCGTTTGCTTTTATTGGAGAATAACTAATCTGGGAAAGATTTATTATTGGGACAAACCCAAAATTtccattgagaagaaaacGTAGTAGGGAACAATCGTTATCATGTAAACCTGTAAATCTACCAAAAGTCCAATGCCAAATCTGTAGCAATAAAGAATAATATTACCGacgaaaaacttttttgagcGTAGGAGAAGAAAGTGGTTAGTGTAGTGCCTTAGTAAGAGGGAGGTCCCAGCTTCGATTCTCCTTCCCGAACTTTCACCCGAAAACTTTTCGACCCTAACCCGCACCAACAGACAGAGAACCcagagaaccaatctgatacgaaCGTGGCACTGTCTATCGGAATCATAAACGGCCAATGTGATGACTTGCTTCGCTGACCGGGCGGAGCACAACCTAGGACACTAGTACCACAATGACAAAAAGCGAATCGTCATATCAGATctaattacatttgaaaaattCCTCCTCCTAGATGAGGTGATAAGATCAACTTAGATTAACTCCAATTATGTTCCTTGGGCAAAAGAGCTTTGCCACACTTGTGTCGTTCTTTGATGTATTGAAACACGATGAAGAAAACAGCTTTGACCTTGACCTTGGTTTCTCTCTTGATTTTATCCAACGTTTTTCATTACATCGTATCCGTTCTGTCTTCACGTTAATGAAGTAACACTACCCTGAACGACGCAATTTTAATACGATCAAAAAAGTGATTCACTTACCTGACTGATTtgttgagacaaaaaaaggcaaaatggtTAAGATTACCGTGCACGTAATCTCCATCATATTGAAAGGCTTAAAGCGTCCAAAACGTCTTCAATATTAGATTAACTGTTTCCAACGAGAGCGTTACAATATG encodes:
- the LOC131879033 gene encoding presenilin-associated rhomboid-like protein, mitochondrial produces the protein MLGCQHGLVQCYSDLFHHIFVSSPYTMTVFSRILSNSGRPLLSQFSSRSPWPSGWRHFRQKGRRGHVGSQPMVRQETYAPVNWSVLAKPAAFTLGFSATAFVGATIWQYENMRKEKKARFAPGKGWFGPYWDNSPAMPKAGGFRNELNRWWNNLSPADLLFVGICAANVAVFLAWRVPALQPVMLKYFSCNPAATSTVCLPMILSVFSHSSFIHLAANMYVLHGFMKHGVQLLGPEQFLAVYMSAGVISSLASMVYKVGSGRMGYSLGASGAICTVLGIFGTMFPNALMQIVFIPGITFSASSAIKGLMAVDTAGLVMNWRFFDHAAHLGGMVFGVWWCYFGNKLVWENRLPVMQLWHDMFRGGEPPRFN